From a single Vibrio tubiashii genomic region:
- the azu gene encoding azurin, translated as MSFRILTAALALASLSFGAQASECEVSVDANDMMQFSATTLSVPATCKEVKLTLNHTGKLPAQSMGHNVVITDTAALQAVGTEGMSAGASNDYVKPNDERVYAHTKVIGGGESTTITFSTEKMKAGGDYSFFCSFPGHWAIMKGKFEFK; from the coding sequence ATGTCTTTTCGTATCCTTACTGCAGCCTTAGCCCTTGCGAGTTTAAGTTTTGGTGCACAAGCTAGCGAATGTGAAGTATCTGTTGATGCTAACGATATGATGCAGTTTTCTGCCACTACACTAAGTGTTCCGGCAACATGTAAAGAGGTTAAGTTGACACTTAACCACACGGGTAAGTTACCCGCTCAATCAATGGGACACAACGTCGTGATTACCGACACTGCCGCACTTCAAGCAGTAGGTACGGAAGGTATGTCTGCTGGAGCAAGCAACGACTATGTTAAGCCAAACGACGAGCGTGTTTATGCACACACAAAGGTCATCGGTGGTGGCGAGTCAACAACCATTACGTTTAGTACAGAGAAAATGAAAGCTGGTGGAGACTACTCATTCTTCTGTTCTTTCCCTGGCCACTGGGCAATCATGAAGGGCAAATTCGAATTTAAGTAA
- the sufE gene encoding cysteine desulfuration protein SufE has product MMTPEKVIRNFNRCVDWEERYLYLIELGERLEDYPTEKLDDDHLVAGCQSQVWVCSKLDEHGKIALKATSDSSIVKGVLSLVLVAYNNQSAEDVLSFEIHTWFEKLDLKSHLTPGRTQGLEAIVKSVRNLAYSYQQGTATL; this is encoded by the coding sequence ATGATGACACCTGAAAAAGTGATCCGAAACTTTAACCGCTGCGTAGATTGGGAAGAGCGGTATTTATACCTCATAGAGCTTGGTGAACGATTAGAGGATTATCCTACTGAAAAGCTAGATGATGACCATTTGGTAGCGGGGTGCCAAAGCCAAGTTTGGGTGTGTAGCAAGTTAGATGAACACGGAAAAATTGCTCTTAAGGCGACCAGTGATTCTTCTATCGTTAAAGGTGTCCTGTCACTGGTCTTGGTGGCTTATAACAACCAAAGCGCTGAGGATGTTCTTTCTTTTGAGATTCATACTTGGTTCGAAAAGCTTGATCTTAAATCACACCTGACGCCTGGACGAACTCAAGGTTTAGAGGCAATCGTAAAATCCGTTCGTAATCTGGCCTACTCATACCAACAAGGTACGGCAACTCTTTGA